ACTGCCCTGACTCCGGCAAACTGACGAATCGTGGAAAACTGCCGCGTGTCTGGAACGAGTTTCTCACAGCCTGCCAGCACCGATTCCATCCCGGCCTCCGAGGTGGAACGATCCCATTTGTCCTCTTGATCCTCCGCCGTTGGCCCAAGCAGAAAACCGCCGAACACGACTGGCGAAACCAACACGCCCTTGGAGGTTTTCGTAGGAACCGGCAAGATGATCGAGGAGATGGATATCGCCTCTTCGGTCAGGATAAACTGGCCTTTGCGCGGTGAAATCGAGAAGCTCTCCTCTCCCACCATCCGGGCAATTTCATCAGACCATAATCCGGCAGCATTCACCGCATAACGGGTCGTGACCGTTCCCCCATTTTCTAGCGTAAGGCGCAGGTCCTCTCCATCCGGTACCGTCTCGATGTGGGAGACGCCATGCCCAAGCACAACCTCCGCACCGTTTAACACTGCTATCTCTCCGAAGGCTCTGGTGGCCCAGAATGGATCGCAGATAGCTTCACCTGGCACTGCCAATCCACCTGTTACCTTGGTTGTCACAGCGGGATTCATCTCCAGAATCTCCTCAGCAGACATCCAGTAAACATCTACGTCATTTGCCTTTGCTTGGGGAACATAGGTGGTTTCGATAATCTGCTTTTCTTCTTCGTTTGTCGCCACCATTACAGCGCCACATGGAATGAAGGGAATTCTCAGATTCTCAACCAACATCGGCCATAAGCGGCGGGAGCGGCGAAGGCACTCTGCCTCAACCGTGCCTGGCTTTGCATCAAACCCGGTATGAACAATCCCACTGTTCGCCTTGCTTGTCCCTTCACAAACGTCAGGCTGCTTCTCGATTAAAAGCAGTTTCAGTTGATAAAACGAAAGGGCGCGTAATATGGCTGTACCGACTACTCCACCACCAATCACCACAACGTCATACTTATGGTTTTGCATTCTGTTCCACCAGCCTTGG
The window above is part of the Brevibacillus brevis NBRC 100599 genome. Proteins encoded here:
- a CDS encoding NAD(P)/FAD-dependent oxidoreductase, with protein sequence MQNHKYDVVVIGGGVVGTAILRALSFYQLKLLLIEKQPDVCEGTSKANSGIVHTGFDAKPGTVEAECLRRSRRLWPMLVENLRIPFIPCGAVMVATNEEEKQIIETTYVPQAKANDVDVYWMSAEEILEMNPAVTTKVTGGLAVPGEAICDPFWATRAFGEIAVLNGAEVVLGHGVSHIETVPDGEDLRLTLENGGTVTTRYAVNAAGLWSDEIARMVGEESFSISPRKGQFILTEEAISISSIILPVPTKTSKGVLVSPVVFGGFLLGPTAEDQEDKWDRSTSEAGMESVLAGCEKLVPDTRQFSTIRQFAGVRAVCSEGDFVIRPSAVQPRMIHAAGIRSTGLSASPGIAELVAETLQKAGLELQANEQAQHTLPDLFSEEQDTGEIICLCRSITRSEIVHSLKRPLTPQTIDGVKRRTGATLGECQGNCCIPKIIDVMAETYPDQTGKQPLKGVKNSYLAVVQGEKQA